In a single window of the Terriglobia bacterium genome:
- a CDS encoding O-antigen polymerase — protein sequence MTEIAVSLAVAGIIAAIIWRYKTVFCLPVFWAALFAFIFVGLLQIHAQFGGPSYEYAAAGFAMFFLGLLVADFLFSLRGGKSRIKTRNLRVKRNSSSADPKPGNQPGLTRIKLLFPALPLSVGLFVSLLAATFVTIIFFANQGFPILASNPALAWVQSTSGVVNRLMTVFGPGCYAVLGLMAWAVYRETGSPMAKGMMYLGLGLAILANGLLATKSAAIMVFVWFNILLFYMNKKREFWKTVLPLIIIVVPVSAIIVAVRMVSYQGYWQAEGIYQTYADRLTTMAADPLDFTFKYMERFGGPMHGRALRLEMKRINEQLTGAPKTPVISEYVYNLMQGLPPDSVDLSVTLTPEGTGYIEWGMAGLLLYSFLQGLGFGLVHRYLYRQETMNLVSLVVWGGIVSYGIQLSSTGIILVGLEGVALSILPPLVLLLPFCIFFLLPMARKYRNTAGRRIPRLPALPIQPGRGAAR from the coding sequence TTGACTGAAATCGCAGTTTCTCTTGCTGTTGCCGGAATCATCGCCGCGATCATCTGGCGGTATAAAACCGTTTTCTGCCTCCCTGTTTTTTGGGCGGCGCTGTTCGCGTTCATATTCGTGGGGCTTCTGCAAATTCATGCCCAGTTCGGGGGCCCTTCCTATGAATATGCAGCCGCCGGCTTCGCAATGTTTTTTCTGGGCCTTCTCGTAGCCGATTTCCTTTTTTCCCTTCGGGGCGGTAAATCTAGAATTAAGACTCGAAATCTGCGGGTTAAGCGCAACTCGTCAAGCGCTGATCCAAAGCCCGGCAATCAACCCGGGCTGACGCGGATCAAGCTGCTGTTTCCAGCTTTGCCTTTGAGTGTCGGCTTGTTTGTATCGCTTCTTGCCGCGACTTTCGTGACGATCATCTTTTTTGCTAATCAGGGATTCCCAATCCTTGCCAGTAATCCTGCGCTCGCCTGGGTCCAATCGACCAGCGGCGTGGTCAATCGGCTGATGACGGTTTTCGGCCCTGGCTGCTATGCGGTCCTTGGGCTTATGGCATGGGCCGTTTATCGCGAAACCGGTTCCCCCATGGCCAAGGGAATGATGTATCTGGGACTAGGGCTTGCAATCCTTGCCAACGGGTTGCTTGCTACCAAGAGCGCAGCCATCATGGTGTTTGTCTGGTTTAACATTTTGCTTTTTTACATGAACAAGAAACGGGAATTCTGGAAAACTGTGTTGCCCCTGATTATCATCGTCGTTCCAGTATCGGCAATCATCGTAGCGGTTCGCATGGTGTCCTATCAAGGGTACTGGCAGGCGGAAGGCATCTATCAAACCTACGCGGATCGGCTTACCACCATGGCTGCGGATCCCCTCGATTTTACGTTCAAGTACATGGAACGCTTCGGAGGCCCCATGCACGGCCGTGCGCTCCGTCTTGAAATGAAGCGGATCAACGAGCAATTGACAGGCGCGCCCAAAACGCCGGTGATATCAGAATATGTGTACAACCTCATGCAGGGTTTGCCGCCCGACAGCGTGGATTTGTCGGTCACCTTGACACCGGAAGGGACAGGATACATCGAGTGGGGAATGGCGGGCTTGTTGTTGTATTCGTTCCTTCAGGGGTTGGGATTCGGCCTGGTCCACAGGTATCTTTATCGCCAGGAAACAATGAACCTTGTTTCGCTGGTCGTGTGGGGCGGGATTGTCAGTTACGGCATCCAGCTCAGCAGCACCGGAATCATCTTAGTCGGCCTTGAGGGCGTTGCATTGTCGATACTTCCCCCTCTGGTGCTGCTCCTCCCCTTTTGCATTTTCT
- a CDS encoding class I SAM-dependent methyltransferase produces the protein MAAIRSALHPGMVVLDVGGGKRPAIAPDLKASLDLRVIGVDISQEELEAAPPGCYDQTICGDITEGTALPAADLAIARSVTEHVTNPSAMYLHILRALRPGGSLISYVPNKFAPYALLNAALPNQLSKVLLSFLHWESKGETGFPAHYRHCYPSRLEALLLGVGFRDVQIYPAYRSEYCNFLLPLHASELAWQIFTSRLNQRNLCETFTVIAQKQPESCGASSVDAARVVGDLTH, from the coding sequence ATGGCTGCGATACGGTCTGCCCTTCACCCCGGCATGGTGGTGCTGGACGTTGGGGGAGGAAAGAGGCCAGCCATCGCCCCTGACCTGAAGGCCTCGCTAGATCTGCGCGTGATCGGTGTCGATATTTCACAGGAAGAACTCGAGGCGGCGCCGCCAGGCTGTTACGATCAGACGATCTGTGGTGACATTACAGAGGGAACTGCTCTGCCCGCAGCAGATTTGGCCATCGCTCGCAGCGTCACGGAGCACGTTACTAACCCGAGCGCAATGTACCTTCATATACTGCGCGCCCTCCGCCCAGGCGGTTCCCTGATCAGCTACGTCCCCAACAAGTTCGCGCCGTACGCGCTGCTCAACGCGGCCTTGCCGAACCAACTTTCGAAAGTTCTGTTGAGTTTTCTCCACTGGGAAAGCAAGGGGGAGACGGGCTTCCCCGCCCATTACCGCCATTGCTATCCCTCTCGTTTGGAAGCTCTCTTGTTGGGTGTGGGATTCAGAGATGTGCAAATCTATCCTGCATATCGTTCTGAATATTGCAACTTCCTCTTGCCTTTGCACGCTTCCGAACTGGCCTGGCAAATTTTCACTTCACGCTTGAACCAACGGAACCTGTGTGAAACTTTCACGGTGATCGCGCAGAAGCAGCCGGAGAGCTGCGGCGCAAGTTCTGTCGATGCAGCCAGAGTTGTGGGCGATCTGACCCATTGA
- a CDS encoding FkbM family methyltransferase has product MRTSSHPRILAERSLLYAKTLLTARDATSLYRALLVKLEDEVLVERLGRPRRIGARKHIIVNFDISFYCDNHTVSMYYEIFGAAAYSFFPAFVPQGGDIVVDLGANQGIFTCYAAMRVPHGWVYAVEPDAENLTWLKAHLDLNGISNATVIPKCVGDRTGKACFRKGDSSGTGCVVDVSEQGPGFTEVDQITLEEMMTAYQLPKIDLLKIDVEGFETRVLSGADGRLGSIRRIVLEYHSPTLANEVTETLQRKGFRLLQNPGPVLSHILYFENSALCQHQ; this is encoded by the coding sequence ATGAGAACCAGTAGCCACCCCCGTATACTCGCGGAGCGCTCGCTGCTCTATGCGAAGACCCTGCTGACCGCCAGAGATGCGACGAGCCTTTACCGGGCCCTTCTGGTCAAGCTGGAAGATGAAGTGCTCGTGGAGAGATTGGGACGGCCGAGAAGAATTGGGGCGCGGAAACATATCATCGTGAATTTTGATATATCTTTTTATTGTGACAACCACACCGTGTCCATGTACTACGAAATTTTCGGGGCGGCAGCATACAGCTTTTTCCCCGCTTTTGTTCCTCAGGGGGGCGATATCGTGGTGGACCTGGGCGCCAACCAGGGGATATTCACGTGTTATGCTGCGATGCGGGTCCCGCACGGCTGGGTGTATGCGGTTGAACCAGATGCCGAAAACCTGACGTGGCTTAAGGCCCATCTGGACTTGAACGGTATTTCCAACGCAACCGTAATCCCCAAGTGCGTCGGGGATCGAACCGGCAAGGCCTGCTTCAGGAAAGGCGATTCGAGCGGAACGGGGTGCGTCGTCGATGTGAGTGAACAGGGGCCCGGGTTTACGGAAGTGGACCAGATCACGCTGGAGGAAATGATGACGGCCTACCAGCTCCCGAAGATCGACTTGCTCAAAATCGATGTCGAGGGTTTCGAAACCAGGGTACTTTCCGGAGCGGACGGACGGCTGGGATCGATTCGGAGAATTGTTTTGGAGTATCACTCCCCAACCCTTGCGAACGAGGTCACAGAGACACTGCAGCGCAAGGGCTTCCGCTTGCTGCAAAATCCCGGGCCGGTGCTTTCACACATTCTATATTTCGAGAATAGCGCGCTGTGTCAGCATCAATAG
- a CDS encoding glycosyltransferase family 2 protein codes for MTTAKSHPRIAAVVVTYNRRVLLAGCLDALIAQERPLDEILVIDNASTDGTAEMLSEKYDGMMTHVRLEENVGGAGGFYEGIRLAHEKGHDWIWVMDDDVEPMPDALMTLVESPAFNDLSVGYLASLVLDSNGKAQVFPYRRFNWLMAACPAISEGSLGQSLVPIEAAGFLGGMIRREAIDAVGLPVKDLFIYWDDTEFIYRISRRFKVFLVPASKVIHKYVWVPSPRSSTLVKKSRGPAAPLSESWRFYYNLRNSIFIRTRYVKPWLAPLVPVLAVTRPLGAALVFYDHKIARCKVLCQAAIDGVLGRLGKRISP; via the coding sequence ATGACGACTGCTAAGAGCCATCCTCGTATTGCCGCCGTGGTGGTCACCTACAACCGTCGTGTTCTGCTGGCGGGTTGTCTTGATGCCCTCATCGCCCAGGAGCGCCCGCTCGATGAAATTCTGGTCATCGACAACGCATCCACTGACGGCACCGCAGAAATGTTAAGCGAAAAATACGATGGCATGATGACCCACGTTCGGCTGGAGGAGAATGTGGGTGGAGCAGGCGGCTTTTACGAAGGCATTCGCCTGGCGCATGAAAAAGGACACGACTGGATCTGGGTGATGGACGACGACGTGGAGCCGATGCCTGACGCATTGATGACGCTCGTCGAATCTCCAGCCTTTAACGATCTTTCTGTGGGGTACCTGGCATCTCTTGTGCTTGACTCCAACGGGAAAGCCCAGGTTTTCCCTTACAGACGGTTCAATTGGCTGATGGCAGCCTGCCCGGCCATCAGCGAGGGATCTCTCGGTCAATCGCTTGTCCCCATCGAAGCTGCGGGCTTTCTGGGCGGGATGATTCGGCGAGAGGCCATCGACGCTGTCGGGCTGCCAGTCAAAGATCTATTCATTTACTGGGATGACACGGAGTTTATCTATCGCATTTCGAGGCGGTTTAAGGTCTTCCTGGTTCCCGCCAGCAAAGTCATTCACAAATACGTTTGGGTGCCGTCTCCTCGAAGCAGTACCCTGGTGAAAAAGTCGAGGGGCCCGGCAGCACCGCTGAGTGAAAGCTGGAGGTTCTATTACAATCTTCGCAACTCGATTTTCATCAGAACCCGATATGTGAAGCCCTGGCTGGCTCCTTTGGTTCCTGTGCTGGCTGTTACAAGGCCGCTTGGAGCCGCGCTCGTCTTCTACGATCACAAGATTGCCCGTTGCAAGGTCCTTTGCCAGGCAGCTATCGACGGTGTCCTTGGCCGGCTCGGGAAACGGATCAGCCCCTGA